One genomic window of Struthio camelus isolate bStrCam1 chromosome 1, bStrCam1.hap1, whole genome shotgun sequence includes the following:
- the NECAP1 gene encoding adaptin ear-binding coat-associated protein 1, whose amino-acid sequence MAAAELEYESVLCVKPDVNVYRIPPRTSNRGYRASDWKLDHPDWTGRLRVTSKGKTAYIKLEDKVSGELFAQAPIDQYPGIAVETVTDSSRYFVIRIQNGTGRSAFIGIGFADRGDAFDFNVSLQDHFKWVKQETEISKESQEADTRPKLDLGFKEGQTIKLNIGNMTTKKGGAAKPRASGSGGLSLLPPPPGGKIAVPPIPPHSSTAIASHVTPPPMLKSSNVSSADILLDLGTPASASKAPATTDLWGDFNAASSAVPNQAPQQSNWVQF is encoded by the exons ATGGCGGCGGCTGAGCTGGAGTATGAGTCTGTTCTGTGTGTGAAGCCTGATGTCAACGTGTACCGCATCCCGCCGCGCACCTCCAACCGCGGATACAG GGCTTCTGACTGGAAACTGGACCATCCGGATTGGACAGGGCGACTTCGTGTGACCTCCAAAGGCAAAACCGCATACATAAAACTAGAGGATAAGGTTTCAG GGGAGCTTTTTGCTCAGGCTCCCATAGACCAATACCCTGGCATTGCAGTGGAGACGGTGACAGATTCCAGCCGCTATTTTGTCATTCGGATTCAGAATGGAACTG GACGAAGTGCTTTCATTGGCATTGGCTTCGCGGATCGGGGTGATGCATTTGACTTCAACGTCTCTTTGCAGGATCACTTCAA gTGGGTGAAGCAGGAGACTGAGATCTCCAAGGAATCCCAGGAAGCTGACACACGTCCCAAATTAGATTTAGGGTTCAAGGAAGGACAGACCATCAAACTGAACATTGGG AACATGACAACAAAGAAAGGAGGGGCAGCCAAGCCCCGTGCATCTGGATCAGGGGGCCTAAGCCTGCTGCCACCCCCACCAGGAGGCAAAATTGCTGTCCCTCCCATCCCTCCCCATTCTTCCACAGCCATTGCCAGCCATGTCACACCACCGCCCATGCTGAAATCCAGTAACGTGAGCAGTGCAG ATATTCTGTTAGACTTAGGCACTCCTGCATCTGCATCCAAGGCACCAGCTACCACAGACCTCTGGGGAGATTTCAATGCTGCATCCAG tgCTGTTCCTAATCAGGCTCCTCAGCAATCCAACTGGGTCCAGTTCTAA